The Anoplopoma fimbria isolate UVic2021 breed Golden Eagle Sablefish chromosome 5, Afim_UVic_2022, whole genome shotgun sequence genome contains a region encoding:
- the LOC129091564 gene encoding ankyrin repeat and SOCS box protein 3-like isoform X2 encodes MDFTEFYGATDSSVAEAARSGCRKQVRRLIKRGFSVDCRDIRGWNALHEAAAAGSKECVQEIVSAAGAGSSRGCAAYVNSLTHEGQSACYLAVQGGHLAVVRLLLKAHANINQLTNDLSCPLYAAVDGRHKEVVELLVSKGAEVNRTHTASCWTYLHQAVYKGHSEIVRILVDVCNLEALDDHNISPLFLAAQYGQQECLEILVNAGASVSIQAADLATPLLIASQEGHQACVDFLLDHGADPNLVCSHEWPQLPIHAAAEFGPIGVLRRLIAVTDRVCDRGDGMVSPLYLAIRSHQSKKVEMLLKEGYSPDAQDCTHILGIRSPLSLALWCTSNEPYSESVGLLVAAGASLSEEDWMYALATDKTDLLQLILEHRWIPRQETLTGDGSEPNHDGKTVLKLQELRELLCVALNQVNFAACWLPLLLKAGLEPSLLLQPIMFEQADSEVLNYLLEFVNWSNLSPPLKHILDRRRAEKMWEPRPHLECIPCLSHICRLQVRSVLGPDLLMRTNVVQQLPVPSPLHGFLQFRDIPEATYAHSPPSSPLSNRIQGYLSTHQHRHVL; translated from the exons ATGGACTTCACAGAGTTCTACGGAGCCACAGACTCCAGTGTTGCTGAAGCAGCTCGCTCAGGCTGTAGGAAGCAGGTGAGGAGGCTGATAAAGAGAGGTTTCAGTGTGGACTGTCGGGACATCCGTGGTTGGAATGCCCTGCACGAGGCGGCAGCCGCTGGCAGCAAGGAGTGTGTGCAGGAGATTGTGTCTGCTGCGGGCG CAGGCTCCTCCCGTGGCTGTGCTGCCTATGTGAACTCTTTGACTCATGAGGGGCAATCTGCATGTTACCTGGCAGTGCAGGGTGGACACCTGGCAGTGGTCCGACTCCTCCTGAAGGCACATGCCAACATCAACCAGCTAACAAATGACTTATCATGTCCTTTGTATGCAG CTGTTGACGGCAGGCACAAGGAGGTTGTAGAACTGCTGGTCAGTAAAGGTGCAGAGGTCAACCgaacacacactgcatcctgCTGGACCTACCTTCATCAGGCTGTTTACAAG GGTCACAGTGAAATTGTACGCATTCTGGTCGATGTGTGCAACCTGGAGGCTCTAGATGACCACAATATCTCCCCTCTCTTTTTGGCTGCACAGTATGGACAACAGGAATGCCTGGAAATTCTTGTTAATGCtg gTGCCAGTGTGAGCATCCAGGCCGCTGATCTGGCCACACCGCTGCTGATTGCCTCTCAGGAGGGCCACCAGGCCTGTGTGGATTTCCTGTTGGACCACGGGGCAGATCCTAATCTAGTCTGCAGTCATGAGTGGCCACAGCTTCCcattcatgctgctgctgagttTGGCCCCATCGG TGTCCTCAGGAGGCTGATAGCTGTTACTGATCGAGTGTGTGACCGTGGTGATGGCATGGTGAGTCCACTCTACCTGGCCATCCGCAGCCATCAGAGCAAAAAAGTCGAGATGCTCCTAAAGGAAGGTTATAGCCCAGACGCCCAGGACTGCACACACATCCTGGGCATCCGATCACCGCTCTCCTTGGCCTTGTGGTGCACATCAAACGAACCCTACAG TGAATCAGTGGGGTTGCTGGTAGCTGCAGGGGCAAGTTTGAGCGAGGAGGACTGGATGTATGCCCTCGCCACAGACAAAACAgacctgctgcagctgataCTTGAGCACAGATGGATCCCTCGACAGGAGACTTTGACCGGGGACGGTTCTGAACCAAATCATGATGGGAAaactgtgttaaagctgcaggaACTGAGGGAGCTGCTATGCGTGGCACTAAACCAAGTAAACTTTGCCGCCTGCTGGCTTCCTCTGCTTCTAAAGGCAGGACTGGAACCTTCTTTGCTGCTTCAACCCATCAT GTTTGAGCAAGCAGACAGTGAGGTGTTGAATTACCTGCTGGAGTTTGTAAACTGGTCGAATCTGTCTCCCCCTTTGAAACATATTCTGGATCGAAGACGGGCAGAGAAGATGTGGGAACCCCGTCCACATCTTG AGTGCATTCCCTGTCTTTCCCACATCTGTCGGCTGCAGGTCAGGTCAGTGCTGGGACCAGATCTACTGATGAGGACCAATGTGGTGCAGCAGCTCCCTGTTCCCTCCCCACTTCATGGCTTCCTCCAATTCAGAGACATCCCAGAAGCTACCTACGCACACTCACCGCCATCATCACCACTTTCAAATCGAATACAGGGATACCTCagcacacaccaacacagacaTGTTCTATAA
- the LOC129091564 gene encoding ankyrin repeat and SOCS box protein 3-like isoform X1, producing the protein MDFTEFYGATDSSVAEAARSGCRKQVRRLIKRGFSVDCRDIRGWNALHEAAAAGSKECVQEIVSAAGAAGSSRGCAAYVNSLTHEGQSACYLAVQGGHLAVVRLLLKAHANINQLTNDLSCPLYAAVDGRHKEVVELLVSKGAEVNRTHTASCWTYLHQAVYKGHSEIVRILVDVCNLEALDDHNISPLFLAAQYGQQECLEILVNAGASVSIQAADLATPLLIASQEGHQACVDFLLDHGADPNLVCSHEWPQLPIHAAAEFGPIGVLRRLIAVTDRVCDRGDGMVSPLYLAIRSHQSKKVEMLLKEGYSPDAQDCTHILGIRSPLSLALWCTSNEPYSESVGLLVAAGASLSEEDWMYALATDKTDLLQLILEHRWIPRQETLTGDGSEPNHDGKTVLKLQELRELLCVALNQVNFAACWLPLLLKAGLEPSLLLQPIMFEQADSEVLNYLLEFVNWSNLSPPLKHILDRRRAEKMWEPRPHLECIPCLSHICRLQVRSVLGPDLLMRTNVVQQLPVPSPLHGFLQFRDIPEATYAHSPPSSPLSNRIQGYLSTHQHRHVL; encoded by the exons ATGGACTTCACAGAGTTCTACGGAGCCACAGACTCCAGTGTTGCTGAAGCAGCTCGCTCAGGCTGTAGGAAGCAGGTGAGGAGGCTGATAAAGAGAGGTTTCAGTGTGGACTGTCGGGACATCCGTGGTTGGAATGCCCTGCACGAGGCGGCAGCCGCTGGCAGCAAGGAGTGTGTGCAGGAGATTGTGTCTGCTGCGGGCG CAGCAGGCTCCTCCCGTGGCTGTGCTGCCTATGTGAACTCTTTGACTCATGAGGGGCAATCTGCATGTTACCTGGCAGTGCAGGGTGGACACCTGGCAGTGGTCCGACTCCTCCTGAAGGCACATGCCAACATCAACCAGCTAACAAATGACTTATCATGTCCTTTGTATGCAG CTGTTGACGGCAGGCACAAGGAGGTTGTAGAACTGCTGGTCAGTAAAGGTGCAGAGGTCAACCgaacacacactgcatcctgCTGGACCTACCTTCATCAGGCTGTTTACAAG GGTCACAGTGAAATTGTACGCATTCTGGTCGATGTGTGCAACCTGGAGGCTCTAGATGACCACAATATCTCCCCTCTCTTTTTGGCTGCACAGTATGGACAACAGGAATGCCTGGAAATTCTTGTTAATGCtg gTGCCAGTGTGAGCATCCAGGCCGCTGATCTGGCCACACCGCTGCTGATTGCCTCTCAGGAGGGCCACCAGGCCTGTGTGGATTTCCTGTTGGACCACGGGGCAGATCCTAATCTAGTCTGCAGTCATGAGTGGCCACAGCTTCCcattcatgctgctgctgagttTGGCCCCATCGG TGTCCTCAGGAGGCTGATAGCTGTTACTGATCGAGTGTGTGACCGTGGTGATGGCATGGTGAGTCCACTCTACCTGGCCATCCGCAGCCATCAGAGCAAAAAAGTCGAGATGCTCCTAAAGGAAGGTTATAGCCCAGACGCCCAGGACTGCACACACATCCTGGGCATCCGATCACCGCTCTCCTTGGCCTTGTGGTGCACATCAAACGAACCCTACAG TGAATCAGTGGGGTTGCTGGTAGCTGCAGGGGCAAGTTTGAGCGAGGAGGACTGGATGTATGCCCTCGCCACAGACAAAACAgacctgctgcagctgataCTTGAGCACAGATGGATCCCTCGACAGGAGACTTTGACCGGGGACGGTTCTGAACCAAATCATGATGGGAAaactgtgttaaagctgcaggaACTGAGGGAGCTGCTATGCGTGGCACTAAACCAAGTAAACTTTGCCGCCTGCTGGCTTCCTCTGCTTCTAAAGGCAGGACTGGAACCTTCTTTGCTGCTTCAACCCATCAT GTTTGAGCAAGCAGACAGTGAGGTGTTGAATTACCTGCTGGAGTTTGTAAACTGGTCGAATCTGTCTCCCCCTTTGAAACATATTCTGGATCGAAGACGGGCAGAGAAGATGTGGGAACCCCGTCCACATCTTG AGTGCATTCCCTGTCTTTCCCACATCTGTCGGCTGCAGGTCAGGTCAGTGCTGGGACCAGATCTACTGATGAGGACCAATGTGGTGCAGCAGCTCCCTGTTCCCTCCCCACTTCATGGCTTCCTCCAATTCAGAGACATCCCAGAAGCTACCTACGCACACTCACCGCCATCATCACCACTTTCAAATCGAATACAGGGATACCTCagcacacaccaacacagacaTGTTCTATAA